In Pseudomonas lalkuanensis, the following are encoded in one genomic region:
- a CDS encoding zinc ribbon domain-containing protein YjdM yields the protein MSTLPPCPKCNSEYTYEDGAMLICPECAHEWSADASAETAGDDKVIKDSVGNVLQDGDTVTVIKDLKVKGSSLVVKVGTKVKNIRLVDGDHDIDCKIDGIGAMKLKSEFVRKV from the coding sequence ATGAGCACCCTGCCGCCCTGCCCCAAATGCAACTCCGAATACACCTACGAAGACGGCGCGATGCTGATCTGCCCCGAGTGCGCCCACGAGTGGTCCGCTGACGCCAGCGCCGAGACCGCCGGTGATGACAAGGTGATCAAGGACTCCGTCGGCAACGTCCTGCAGGACGGCGACACCGTCACCGTGATCAAGGACCTCAAGGTCAAGGGCTCGTCCCTGGTGGTGAAGGTCGGCACCAAGGTGAAGAACATCCGCCTGGTGGACGGCGACCACGACATCGATTGCAAGATCGATGGCATCGGCGCGATGAAGCTGAAGTCGGAATTCGTGCGCAAGGTCTGA